The Orcinus orca chromosome 16, mOrcOrc1.1, whole genome shotgun sequence genome includes a window with the following:
- the PHKG2 gene encoding phosphorylase b kinase gamma catalytic chain, liver/testis isoform isoform X2, with protein sequence MTLDVGPEDELPDWAAAKEFYQKYDPKDVIGRGVSSVVRRCVHRVTGREFAVKIMEVTAERLSPEQLEEVREATRRETHILRQVAGHPHIITLIDSYESSSFMFLVFDLMRKGELFDYLTEKVALSEKETRSIMRSLLEAVSFLHANNIVHRDLKPENILLDDNMQIRLSDFGFSCHLEPDEKLRELCGTPGYLAPEILKCSMDETHPGYGKEVDLWACGVILFTLLAGSPPFWHRRQILMLRMIMEGQYQFSSPEWDDRSDTVKDLISRLLQVDPEERLTAEQALQHPFFERCEGSQPWNLSPRQRFRVAVWTVLAAGRVALSTHRVRPLTKSALLRDPYALRPVRRLIDSCAFRLYGHWVKKGEQQNRAALFQHRPPGPLSMMGPEEEGDSATITEDEAMMVLG encoded by the exons ATGACGCTAGACGTGGGGCCGGAGGATGAGCTGCCCGACTGGGCTGCGGCCAAGGAGTTTTACCAGAAGTACGACCCTAAGGACGTCATTGGCAG AGGAGTGAGCTCTGTAGTCCGCCGTTGCGTTCATCGAGTTACTGGCCGGGAGTTTGCGGTGAAGATCATGGAGGTGACAGCTGAGCGGCTGAGTCCTGAGCAGCTGGAGGAGGTGCGAGAAGCCACGCGGCGAGAGACACACATCCTTCGCCAGGTCGCCGGCCACCCCCACATCA TCACTCTCATCGATTCCTACGAGTCTTCTAGCTTCATGTTCCTGGTGTTTGACCT GATGCGGAAGGGAGAGCTGTTTGACTATCTCACAGAGAAGGTGGCCCTCTCAGAAAAGGAAACCAG GTCCATCATGAGGTCTCTGCTGGAAGCAGTGAGCTTTCTCCACGCCAACAACATTGTACACCGAGACCTGAAGCCTGAGAATATTCTCCTAGATGACAATATGCAGATCCGACTGTCAGATTTTGGGTTCTCCTGCCACTTGGAACCTGACGAGAAGCTTCGAG AGTTGTGTGGGACTCCAGGGTATCTAGCACCAGAGATCCTTAAGTGCTCCATGGATGAAACCCACCCAGGCTACGGCAAGGAGGTCGATCT CTGGGCCTGTGGGGTGATCTTGTTCACACTCCTGGCTGGCTCGCCACCATTCTGGCACCGACGCCAGATCCTGATGTTACGCATGATCATGGAGGGCCAGTACCAGTTTAGTTCACCTGAGTGGGATGACCGTTCTGACACTGTGAAAGACCTG ATCTCGAGGCTGCTGCAGGTAGATCCTGAGGAGCGCCTGACAGCTGAGCAAGCCCTACAGCACCCATTCTTTGAGCGCTGTGAAGGCAGCCAACCCTGGAACCTCAGCCCCCGCCAGCGGTTCCGG GTGGCAGTGTGGACAGTGCTGGCTGCTGGACGGGTGGCCTTAAGCACCCACCGTGTACGGCCGCTGACCAAGAGTGCACTGTTGAGGGACCCTTATGCGCTGCGGCCAGTGCGGCGCCTCATTGACAGCTGTGCCTTCCGGCTCTATGGACACTGGGTGAAGAAGGGTGAGCAGCAGAACCGGGCAGCCCTCTTCCAGCACCGGCCCCCAGGGCCTTTATCCATGATGGGCCCTGAAGAGGAGGGGGACTCAGCTACTATCACTGAAGATGAGGCCATGATGGTGCTGGGCTAG
- the PHKG2 gene encoding phosphorylase b kinase gamma catalytic chain, liver/testis isoform isoform X1, which yields MTLDVGPEDELPDWAAAKEFYQKYDPKDVIGRVWRSGCEAAKALLCMEMREQEALTCALSDSGRGVSSVVRRCVHRVTGREFAVKIMEVTAERLSPEQLEEVREATRRETHILRQVAGHPHIITLIDSYESSSFMFLVFDLMRKGELFDYLTEKVALSEKETRSIMRSLLEAVSFLHANNIVHRDLKPENILLDDNMQIRLSDFGFSCHLEPDEKLRELCGTPGYLAPEILKCSMDETHPGYGKEVDLWACGVILFTLLAGSPPFWHRRQILMLRMIMEGQYQFSSPEWDDRSDTVKDLISRLLQVDPEERLTAEQALQHPFFERCEGSQPWNLSPRQRFRVAVWTVLAAGRVALSTHRVRPLTKSALLRDPYALRPVRRLIDSCAFRLYGHWVKKGEQQNRAALFQHRPPGPLSMMGPEEEGDSATITEDEAMMVLG from the exons ATGACGCTAGACGTGGGGCCGGAGGATGAGCTGCCCGACTGGGCTGCGGCCAAGGAGTTTTACCAGAAGTACGACCCTAAGGACGTCATTGGCAG AGTCTGGCGTAGTGGGTGTGAGGCTGCCAAGGCCCTACTCTGCATGGAAATGAGAGAGCAGGAGGCCCTGACTTGCGCGTTGTCTGACTCTGGCAGAGGAGTGAGCTCTGTAGTCCGCCGTTGCGTTCATCGAGTTACTGGCCGGGAGTTTGCGGTGAAGATCATGGAGGTGACAGCTGAGCGGCTGAGTCCTGAGCAGCTGGAGGAGGTGCGAGAAGCCACGCGGCGAGAGACACACATCCTTCGCCAGGTCGCCGGCCACCCCCACATCA TCACTCTCATCGATTCCTACGAGTCTTCTAGCTTCATGTTCCTGGTGTTTGACCT GATGCGGAAGGGAGAGCTGTTTGACTATCTCACAGAGAAGGTGGCCCTCTCAGAAAAGGAAACCAG GTCCATCATGAGGTCTCTGCTGGAAGCAGTGAGCTTTCTCCACGCCAACAACATTGTACACCGAGACCTGAAGCCTGAGAATATTCTCCTAGATGACAATATGCAGATCCGACTGTCAGATTTTGGGTTCTCCTGCCACTTGGAACCTGACGAGAAGCTTCGAG AGTTGTGTGGGACTCCAGGGTATCTAGCACCAGAGATCCTTAAGTGCTCCATGGATGAAACCCACCCAGGCTACGGCAAGGAGGTCGATCT CTGGGCCTGTGGGGTGATCTTGTTCACACTCCTGGCTGGCTCGCCACCATTCTGGCACCGACGCCAGATCCTGATGTTACGCATGATCATGGAGGGCCAGTACCAGTTTAGTTCACCTGAGTGGGATGACCGTTCTGACACTGTGAAAGACCTG ATCTCGAGGCTGCTGCAGGTAGATCCTGAGGAGCGCCTGACAGCTGAGCAAGCCCTACAGCACCCATTCTTTGAGCGCTGTGAAGGCAGCCAACCCTGGAACCTCAGCCCCCGCCAGCGGTTCCGG GTGGCAGTGTGGACAGTGCTGGCTGCTGGACGGGTGGCCTTAAGCACCCACCGTGTACGGCCGCTGACCAAGAGTGCACTGTTGAGGGACCCTTATGCGCTGCGGCCAGTGCGGCGCCTCATTGACAGCTGTGCCTTCCGGCTCTATGGACACTGGGTGAAGAAGGGTGAGCAGCAGAACCGGGCAGCCCTCTTCCAGCACCGGCCCCCAGGGCCTTTATCCATGATGGGCCCTGAAGAGGAGGGGGACTCAGCTACTATCACTGAAGATGAGGCCATGATGGTGCTGGGCTAG
- the TMEM265 gene encoding transmembrane protein 265 translates to MEDEEKAVESLVSNTEAARSPSPIRCCSLRLRYLAATSIICGCSCLGVVALVFAIKAEERHKAGRLEEAVHWGARARRFILASFAVWLAVLVLGPLLLWLLSYAIAQAE, encoded by the exons ATGGAGGACGAGGAGAAGGCAGTGGAGAGCTTGGTGAGCAACACGGAAGCTGCTCGTTCTCCATCCCCCATTCGCTGCTGCTCGCTCCGCCTCCGCTACTTGGCAGCTACTAGCATTATATGTGGCTGCTCTTGCCTGGGAGTCGTGGCCCTTGTGTTTGCCATCAAG GCGGAAGAGCGGCATAAGGCAGGCCGGTTGGAGGAGGCAGTGCACTGGGGGGCCCGGGCCCGGAGGTTCATCCTGGCCAGCTTTGCCGTCTGGCTTGCTGTCCTTGTTCTGGGCCCGCTGCTTCTATGGCTGCTCTCCTACGCCATCGCCCAGGCTGAGTGA